One segment of Urocitellus parryii isolate mUroPar1 chromosome 5, mUroPar1.hap1, whole genome shotgun sequence DNA contains the following:
- the LOC144254899 gene encoding peroxisome assembly protein 26-like: MKSDISSSAAPLKRLGAPLRSSEPARLVPAASPSVHLLEEVADLLVVHLDFRAAMETCERAWQSLADDSLAEEPAGTYLEVKCSLCIVGIQALAEMDRWREVLSWVLQYYQVPVKLSPKVLELCILLYSKMQEPGAVLNVVCSWLQDPDNQCLPEYGALCELHLQRVLLPLGRFLEAEKLVVGSAAFGEEQRLKVLQTIHAARQQQKQEHSSSQEVQKLNQEASPSSLPFLYQLAQLFHRIRKAMFARLYQLSLHD, translated from the exons ATGAAGAGCGACATCTCGAGCTCTGCAGCCCCTCTTAAGCGTCTCGGGGCCCCCTTGCGGAGCAGCGAGCCCGCGCGCTTGGTCCCGGCAGCGTCTCCCTCAGTGCATCTGCTGGAGGAGGTTGCCGACCTCCTGGTGGTACACCTAGACTTCCGTGCGGCAATGGAGACCTGCGAGCGGGCCTGGCAGAGCCTGGCCGACGACTCCTTGGCCGAAGAGCCCGCGGGCACCTACTTGGAGGTGAAATGTTCTCTGTGTATTGTGGGGATCCAGGCCCTGGCAGAAATGGATCGGTGGCGGGAAGTCCTCTCCTGGGTCCTGCAATATTACCAGGTCCCTGTAAAGCTATCCCCGAAAGTCCTGGAGCTGTGTATTCTTTTATACAGCAAAATGCAAGAGCCTGGAGCAGTGCTGAATGTAGTCTGTTCCTGGCTTCAAGACCCAGACAACCAGTGCCTTCCAGAATATGGAGCTTTGTGTGAACTCCACCTACAGCGGGTGCTACTGCCTCTGGGCCGCTTTTTGGAGGCTGAAAAGCTTGTGGTGGGCTCTGCAGCCTTTGGTGAGGAGCAGCGACTAAAAGTGCTCCAGACCATTCATGCAGCGAGGCAACAGCAGAAACAGGAACATTCAAGCTCCCAGGAGGTCCAGAAACTAAACCAGGAAG CGTCTCCTTCTTCCCTGCCCTTCCTCTACCAGCTGGCTCAGCTCTTCCACCGGATCCGGAAGGCCATGTTTGCTCGCCTCTACCAGCTTTCCCTCCATGACTGA